Proteins encoded by one window of Cannabis sativa cultivar Pink pepper isolate KNU-18-1 chromosome 4, ASM2916894v1, whole genome shotgun sequence:
- the LOC115713178 gene encoding uncharacterized protein LOC115713178, protein MSPLIHGLGRGKERASSRSKVLITEQQQKRTEEMVANSNFWRQLWQLKVPPKVQNFLWRAVTGTLPTCVKLVIKHVDISVTCPICNLQPETISHALISYPFAFDCWSQCATPAVFYPGVSFGNWLETIFKQAESDMICLIAMYSWAIWKARNKVVWKKKYSSFNDVLTSAQVALDHWNKAQDKISLSSICLEIIGDGAESWSRPVENTIKINVNATLFDSDNKYGFRIVAQNHLGHLVTARAGCHGGRYAAEVIEALGQLGKDQ, encoded by the coding sequence ATGTCTCCATTGATACATGGTCTTGGGAGGGGGAAAGAACGGGCGAGTTCTCGGTCAAAAGTGCTTATAACAGAGCAACAACAAAAGCGCACCGAAGAGATGGTTGCAAACTCGAACTTCTGGCGGCAACTATGGCAATTGAAGGTTCCCCCAAAAGTCCAAAACTTTTTGTGGAGAGCCGTTACAGGTACATTACCAACTTGTGTCAAACTAGTGATCAAGCATGTCGATATTTCTGTCACTTGCCCTATTTGTAATCTACAACCTGAAACCATCAGCCATGCCCTCATCTCTTACCCGTTTGCATTTGATTGTTGGAGCCAATGTGCAACTCCAGCAGTTTTTTATCCTGGCGTTTCTTTCGGCAATTGGTTGGAGACCATCTTTAAGCAAGCTGAATCTGATATGATTTGTCTTATTGCCATGTATAGCTGGGCAATCTGGAAGGCTAGGAACAAGGTTGTTTGGAAAAAGAAATACTCCTCTTTTAATGACGTGCTTACTTCTGCACAAGTAGCTCTTGATCACTGGAATAAAGCTCAGGATAAAATTTCATTGTCATCAATCTGTCTAGAAATCATCGGTGATGGCGCTGAGTCATGGTCTAGACCCGTAGAAAATACAATCAAGATTAATGTAAATGCAACACTCTTTGATAGCGACAATAAGTATGGTTTCAGAATTGTTGCCCAAAACCATCTTGGTCACCTTGTTACAGCACGGGCTGGTTGCCATGGCGGAAGATATGCTGCTGAAGTCATTGAAGCCTTGGGTCAGTTGGGTAAAGACCAATAA
- the LOC133036775 gene encoding uncharacterized protein LOC133036775, with the protein MCSQKKPKFLFLCETLCKKDLVERLRVKLGFEGSFSVDASGRKGGLALFWKIYEEANLLSFSPNHIDVEVRIRGMSTWRLTGFYGEPNRRQRDQTWTLLRSLHSESSLPWCIIDDFNNISTHSDKRGGHLYPTSLIDGFQSVIDDCNLIDLDLRGYPFTWDRGRGTGHCVEIRLDKAIFSLSWLDTFTEATLTNIGFSNSDHTPIILQPDSHHSTITAPHFRYENVWDNLTKWGSDLTGNFKGRISTNKKKMAQLKQHHNFPLKVECSVTNAQNEELLKPIAEEEIKTALFQMHPDKAPGPDVRAYLVKLVTNFFDTGCFPRELNETNLVLIPKKKNFTSMGDLRPIALCNVAYKVLSKVIANLMHYLKRKTKGKKDFMALKLDMSKAYDRVEWDYLRFVMACMSFAERWINLIMACVFSSIILLFMEAILWVLSFLREVAHGAPPITHMFFTDNSYLFCQSTTSVAGNVSNLLNQFETTSGQKVNFSKSTVFFSPNTCLATSVQIFDILHMPEASDRSLYLGLPNIIRRNKNVVLGFLKTKVIARINSWDGRLLSRAGKEILFKTVVQSLPTYAMSVFLLPLGTCNEIEKLMAWFWWKSSSSKGKCIIWRSWDRMAAHKYDGGMGFRHLHDFNIPMLAKQGWRLLCNLDTLVGKVYKARYFPHSDFLSVELGSNPSFVWRGIWTTQYLLHSGVRRIIESGDTVSILNHPWLPVQDNPYVSTIHPGLMNQHVRSLFHVHSRS; encoded by the exons ATGTGTAGTCAAAAGAAGCCCAAATTCTTGTTTTTATGTGAGACACTTTGTAAAAAAGATTTGGTAGAGCGTTTGAGGGTCAAACTTGGGTTTGAAGGTAGTTTTTCAGTCGATGCTTCCGGAAGGAAAGGCGGCTTGGCtctattttggaaaatttatgaagaagctAATCTACTCAGTTTTTCACCAAATCATATTGATGTTGAAGTTCGTATAAGGGGCATGTCGACATGGCGCCTAACTGGCTTCTACGGTGAACCAAACAGAAGACAACGGGATCAAACATGGACTCTTCTTCGTTCATTGCACAGCGAGTCGTCTCTCCCATGGTGTATCATCGatgattttaataatatttcaacCCACTCTGACAAGAGAGGCGGGCATCTATACCCAACTTCTCTTATTGATGGTTTCCAGTCGGTTATTGATGATTGCAACCTTATTGATCTAGACCTTCGCGGCTATCCTTTCACCTGGGATCGTGGACGAGGTACAGGCCATTGTGTAGAAATTCGTCTCGATAAAGCAATTTTCTCTCTTAGTTGGTTAGACACTTTTACTGAAGCTACTCTCACCAACATTGGTTTTTCTAATTCCGATCATACTCCCATCATTTTACAACCTGATTCCCATCATAGTACTATCACTGCTCCTCATTTTCGTTATGAGAACGTGTG gGATAATTTGACAAAGTGGGGTTCGGATCTCACTGGTAATTTCAAGGGTCGTATTTCTAccaataaaaagaaaatggcACAACTGAAGCAGCACCACAATTTTCCCTTGAAAGTTGA ATGCTCTGTAACCAATGCTCAAAATGAAGAACTTTTGAAACCAATTGCCGAAGAAGAAATCAAAACTGCCCTATTCCAGATGCATCCAGACAAAGCACCTGGCCCTGATG tgagAGCATATTTGGTTAAGCTTGTTACTAATTTCTTTGATACCGGCTGTTTTCCGCGGGAGTTGAATGAAACAAACTTGGTTTTGATCCCTAAGAAGAAGAATTTCACCTCCATGGGTGATCTACGACCAATTGCTCTTTGTAATGTTGCTTATAAGGTGCTTTCAAAAGTTATTGCTAACC TGATGCATTATCTTAAGAGGAAGACGAAAGGCAAAAAAGATTTTATGGCTCTCAAGCTAGATATGAGCAAGGCCTATGACCGTGTGGAGTGGGATTATCTTAGGTTCGTTATGGCTTGTATGAGTTTCGCCGAGAGGTGGATTAATCTAATTATGGCATGTGTCTTTTCGTCAATTATACTGTTATTCATGGAAGCCATACTATGGGTCCTATCATTCCTTCGAGAG GTGGCTCATGGGGCACCACCCATCACTCATATGTTCTTTACAGACAATAGCTATTTGTTTTGTCAATCAACTACTAGTGTTGCCGGCAATGTCTCAAACTTGCTCAATCAATTTGAAACTACATCTGGACAAAAGGTGAACTTTTCTAAGTCTACGGTGTTCTTCAGTCCTAATACGTGTCTTGCAACCAGTGTCCAGATTTTTGATATTCTCCATATGCCCGAAGCCTCTGACAGAAGCCTCTATCTGGGACTTCCAAACATTATTAGGAGAAACAAAAATGTTGTACTAGGATTTCTGAAGACCAAGGTAATTGCAAGAATTAATAGTTGGGATGGAAGACTTCTTTCTCGTGCCGGCAAAGAAATTCTCTTCAAAACTGTTGTTCAGTCGCTCCCCACATATGCTATGAGTGTTTTCCTCCTTCCACTTGGTACATGTAATGAAATTGAAAAACTTATGGCCTGGTTTTGGTGGAAGTCATCTTCTAGTAAAGGGAAATGTATTATTTGGAGGTCTTGGGATCGTATGGCTGCTCATAAATACGATGGTGGCATGGGTTTTCGGCACTTGCATGATTTCAATATTCCCATGCTCGCTAAACAAGGTTGGCGTCTACTTTGCAATCTAGATACTCTTGTTGGAAAAGTCTATAAAGCTAGATACTTTCCCCACTCTGATTTCTTGTCAGTAGAACTAGGAAGTAACCCAAGCTTTGTTTGGAGAGGTATTTGGACTACCCAATATCTACTCCATTCGGGTGTCAGAAGAATAATCGAATCAGGAGACACAGTAAGCATATTAAACCACCCGTGGCTACCTGTACAAGATAACCCATATGTTTCAACAATACACCCTGGTTTAATGAACCAACATGTTAGATCCCTTTTTCATGTGCATAGCCGCTCTTAG
- the LOC115712691 gene encoding replication protein A 70 kDa DNA-binding subunit B-like yields MSTYNFVPLSNIQQYIDLPSKEINLIAAVIDIRPKRQIHNRHGEAIIQELVLVDNEFNIAILTMWNNFVDNECAAISNIIHKKPIMIGTRLKVVCYNGMSISTKNSSCFLIEPQLEVAKDLRAWITRNNCILNERITQKAYLLPATNLSPPSSDQITDISKINDMLNMQTTFWVKAIAKVTNYGQPFWYMACPLCNRITGSEYGETFHCLYCKNNDLKAVPRCRIDVELTDSSSWITATVFGEIAETLFSCNATTLMNTKIKASDSIPNELPELHDNKEILAYIKAVKQDSTEGWKFNITSFFNTTPLSNEELISNASTSHPNPTPLVILPEKKHKATADDEEKKHETTNEDGNNHKASNEDQM; encoded by the exons ATGTCTACTTACAACTTTGTGCCTCTTAGTAATATACAACAGTATATTGATCTTCCATCTAAAGAAATTA ATTTGATTGCTGCTGTCATAGACATTCGTCCTAAACGTCAAATACACAATCGTCATGGAGAAGCTATAATCCAAGAACTTGTTCTTGTGGATAATGA GTTTAACATAGCTATACTTACAATGTGGAATAATTTTGTTGACAACGAATGTGCTGCAATCTCAAACATCATTCACAAGAAACCAATTATGATTGGAACACGACTCAAAGTGGTTTGCTACAATG GCATGTCAATATCCACAAAAAACTCAAGCTGCTTTTTAATTGAACCTCAGTTGGAAGTTGCTAAAGATCTTCGTGCCTG GATAACTCGAAACAACTGCATCCTCAATGAGAGGATCACTCAAAAAGCATATCTTCTTCCTGCAACAAATCTTTCACCTCCTTCTTCTGATCAAATTACTGATATAAGCAAGATAAATGACATGTTAAACATG CAAACAACTTTCTGGGTCAAAGCAATTGCTAAAGTCACAAATTATGGCCAACCATTTTGGTATATGGCATGTCCCCTTTGTAACAGAATTACTGGATCTGAATATGGGGAAACTTTTCACTGTCTATATTGCAAAAACAATGATCTCAAAGCAGTCCCTAG ATGCAGAATAGATGTTGAACTTACTGATTCATCATCTTGGATTACAGCAACTGTATTTGGGGAAATCGCAGAAACATTGTTCTCATGTAATGCAACAACCCTGATGAATACCAAAATTAAG gCAAGTGATAGCATTCCTAACGAACTTCCCGAACTACATGACAACAAAGAGATACTAGCTTACATTAAGGCAGTCAAACAGGACTCCACTGAAGGATGGAAATTCAACATCACTTCGTTCTTTAATACAACTCCACTCTCAAATGAAGAATTAATCTCTAATGCTTCAACTTCCCATCCTAATCCAACTCCACTTGTGATTCTTCCTGAAAAGAAACACAAAGCTACAGCTGACGATGAGGAGAAGAAACATGAAACTACTAACGAAGACGGAAACAATCACAAGGCTTCTAATGAAGATCAGATGTAG